DNA sequence from the Vicia villosa cultivar HV-30 ecotype Madison, WI linkage group LG3, Vvil1.0, whole genome shotgun sequence genome:
CTTCATCTCACCTTTATGATGATGTTTCCTATGCTTCTGAGGTAATTATTATTATCCTAACCGTCTCATTTTGGTTTTATTACATTTTCTTAGAGTCTTAGACTTGAGTGTTCTTTTCCAGAAGTGTCAACCGGCTTTCTCATTCTCCTTTATTTCATATTCATAGCCTCAATGCCTTTGCCCTTCTCTAAACACATCTTGAACTTTTCATGTGCAGAAGAATATTGGATTACGGAAACCAAAATCCattcatgatgattatgcacAAGGTGAGGTCAATTGACTCATGATTTATTCAAAAAGTCTATAATGTAATGCTGCTGGTTAATAGTTTACCCGGTTTCCAATTGTATACCAAATATATCAACTAATGAACTAACAAATAGTTAAGATTCAGACCTTGACCAGTGTTGAAGGCGGCAAGTTGCTATCAGTTTGATTTTAGATGTGTTGATTTATTGGACTCTGATTTCCATATTTTTCTGTATAGTATACCTTATCTGACACCTCTCTATTCTTGACTGAAACACAGTTTACTttcattttttggaattttgaatgCATCGTTATCTCAATTTCTTTGTCCAAAACCGTGGAATTGTTTTATTGCACTTAGAACAAGTAATTGTGGATGTAGCTTACTAGCATCATTTATTTCATTTTGGGGGGAGTGATGTTCTATGCTCAAATTTTGCATGAAGTAAGTTTTATGCTCAAATTTTCAGGAAAGAGTGAAATTGCAGCTTCACCTGGAAGCATTTTGCATACTTCATCAACCCTTGAAAGAAATGCAAAAACAGGCTTGCCAATGTCACAGACTAGTCTATCTGGAGAAACTTCAGAAAACCTGCACTTTGGTGGACAAGCTGGCATTGTAGATGCGCTGAAGGATTCAAAAGAATCGCTGAATTATCATCCGAGATCATGGTCTGATGTGCATAGGCAGCCAGCATCTAGCTCGTACGGTTTAATTGGCAACAAGATTGTCACCAATGCAGGCCCACGTGAAAGCAGTCTATTCTCAAGCTCACTCTCCGATATGTTTAGCCAAAAGTGTAAGAATGTGTTTCATGCTTGCTAAGATAGTTGAACACATGGGTATTAtcccttttaattttctttagatGCAAGTATTTGTGGTGTTAATTTGCTTTTGTATCATCATTAGCATAGCAGTATATGTGTTTTACACATCAGAACTCCACCAGAaagaagaaacaaagaaaaattttCTATTCAGTTCTGTGTTTTTAGTTGATTTCAATTTTATTCTCAGATATCACTGAGACTTAGTATTTATATGCATATCTTGGTGCAGTGAGGTTGTTGGGAAATGGTGTTCTGTCTGATCAGAACATAACTGCTGGTCTTCTTCCCGAGGAAGAACCGTACAAATCTCTTGAAGAAATTGAGGCTGACACCATAGGGGATCTCCTTCCTGATGAAGATGATCTGTTTTCCGGTGTCAATGATGAATTAGGAAGCAGTGTTCATGCCAGAGCAAATGATGATTTTGAAGATTTGTTCAGCAGTGGTGGAGGCATGGAGTTGGAAGGAGATGAACTTCTAGTTTCAGGAAAAAGAATCAACGGCTTGGATGGAGATCCTGCTTACTTTGGGGGTTCTAATGGCAAAAGTCCTTTTGGCGAACAATCTTCTAGAACACTTTTTGTTAGAAACGTTACTAGCAATGTAGAAGACTCAGAGCTAAAGGCTCTCTTTGAGGTGAGCCTTTACTTTCCATTCTTTCACGACGCTATATGCTATATTAGAATTTAAATGAAGTCCTGTATACCGCGTGTAGTGACCTATAAGTGAGCTATTTTATTTGTCTTTGCAGCAATATGGAGATATCCGAACCATTTATACTGCCTCCAAGCATCGTGGCTTTGTTATGGTTTCTTATTATGACCTAAGGGCAGCACAAAATGCAATTAAAGCACTTCAAAATAGGTCATTTAATTCTAGGAAACTGGATATACATTATTCAATTCCAAAGGTATCATTTTATTTGAAAACTTCTCATGTATGCATAGTTTGTTTTCCATTATTATCATTTACAGGATTTTTGCTGTTTCTCTTAGCATCTTTCAGTTTTACTGTTGTGTCATGTGTGCTTTGCTCGTTCAATTGCTCTCTGTATTCTTAATTTTTATGCTATGGTTATTGATATATCTCAACTTGATGACGTGTTAGGGAAATGCTTCAGAGAAGGATATTGGCCATGGCACACTGATGATATCTGGTCTTGATCCATCTGTTTTAAAAGATgaactaaaacatatttttgggTTTTATGGAGAAATCAAAGAAGTATGTTATAGATTGTTGGTTTTCATCCATTTTTGGTGCTTGTATCAACAGATGATATCAGCTTCTTAAATGTATTGTCTTTTATTGCAGATCTATGAATACTCAGAAATGAATCAtataaaatatattgaattttatGATGTTCGAGGCGCAGAAGCTTCTCTTCGTTCATTGAATGGGATCTGCATTGCTGGGAAGCACATCAAGCTTGAACCTGGCCATCCTAAGATTGCAACATGGTGGCTATtacaactttttatttattttgaactactttctttttttaattaacttttggAGCCCTTTTTTACCTTTTTGCCTAACTTATCTATATGTTTTAGATAAAGTCTTTATTTAGAGTAAGCATATTTATTCTTGTTACCTTAGATAGTATTCTCTCTTTCTAGTAGTTAGTGGAGTAGAGTTGTCATCAATCACCTTGATGGAAAAAAATATTacctttttgttttatttaactgTTACTGATCATAACAATCCTGGAAACCCTGCTTTTGTAGTATGATGCAGCCATCTCAAAAGGGACCAGATGAACCTGATATTGGTCATAATCTCAATGACATCCTATTCTTAAGACAAAAGGGTGCGATTTtgtcttttactttttttttggaagctaagaTGTACTTGGTCTGACTAGACATAATTTACAGGAGTGTCTTCTGGAGTTATTGCATCTGGTGGAAGCTTGGAAAATGGATATAATCAAAGATTTCATTCTCCATCACAGCTGCCTTTGAATGCTTTTATTGATGACAAAATTTTTCACAGTATTTCCAACACCACAAGAGGGGCATCTGCTGTTCCAAGATTCCACCCTCATTCTTTGCCTGAGTATTTTGATGGCCTGGCTAATGGTAGTCCTTACAATTTGTCAAACACCATTAAAATGGCCGCCAATATTGGAACTGGATCCACAGAAGCATCTGATGGCAGGCACATTCAGGGAATGAGCTCAACTGGAAACTTAGCAGATTTTAATGCCGGAGGTAAGTTTAATATGCTATGGATATTCATACTTTGTTTGCAACAGTTTCAAAATTGCTCCAAGTCTatagaaaataaattatgatatGAAGGGATGAATTTATTCAAAAGGTTAAACTTATTGTTTTACTTTAAATGGAATCCTAGGAAATGGGAGTCTTCCCCATCACCACCAGCTTTATCATATGTGGAATGGCTCAAACTTGCGTCAGCAATCTCCATCAAATGCTGTGGTTTGGCAGAAAACACCATCTTTTGTTAATGGTGCTTGTGCTCCAGGTCTTCCACAGATGCCCAGTTTTGCCAGGTCACCGGCTCATGTTCTGAGGGCATCACATGTAGACCACCATGTTGGATCAGCACCAGTTGTTACAGGATCACCCTGGGAAAGACAACATTCTTACTTGGGAGAGTCTCCTGATGCTCCTGGTTTTAGATTGGGTTCTCTGGGAAATGCAGGTTTTCCTGGTAGCTGGCAGTTGCATCCTCCAGATCTTTCTAGCAACATGTTTTCTCATGTTCGTGGGAATGTTAACGATTTGACATCAAGTGTTGGgcagggttctcctaaacagttGTCACATGTCTTCCCTGGGAGACTTCCCATGACTTCAATGTCAAAATTTGATTCCACTAATGAACGAATGAGAAACCTCTATCATCGCAGAAGTGAAGCAAACAATAACCATGCTGATAAGAAACAATTTGAACTCGACCTAGGCCGCATATTGCGCGGGGAAGACAACCGAACAACGCTTATGATAAAAAATATTCCTAACAAGTATTTCTCCCTTTCTagtacacttttttttttttcctgCTTGCACTGTTATCTTTTCATCTTTGGTTTACAAATTGTTTATTTCACTCTTGCCCTTTTCATTTTTGATGCATTAGTTAGCCAATGTTATCTCGCTCTTTTGCTTGACAACACTTACGGGGATACACCTTTACTTTTTACTTGCCTGTGcatattttcttatatatatattgattaattggTCTTTTCCTTAAACAGATTTTACTAGGAGTTTTACTTTTTTTACTTATCTGTGGATGTGTTCTTATTTATATTGATTAATTGGTTTTTCCTTAAACATATTTTACTATGAGTTAAGCGTGCAAATTCTTTGGCACTGTTCTATTAATTTATTCTTTTCCATttgatatttgtatttattttttcttatttgatCTTTATATAAATATCTCGGCAGGTATACTTCAAAGATGCTTCTTACAGCCATAGATGAGAGTTGTCGGGGAGCTTATGATTTTCTGTATTTGCCAATTGATTTTAAGGCAAGTATTTGTTTGGTGTTGGTACTCTTTTGATAAGTGAAGCAATTGTAAATGTTTCCTAAGTCAGTTGTACAAATTGTTGCAGAACAAGTGTAATGTTGGCTATGCATTCATCAATATGATTGAGCCTGCTCAAATCGTTCCATTCCACCAGGTTATTTGAGAACTCTTGTATACCTATGAATTATAGTTATTTAGTTGCCTTTGCAATATGAATTTTAAGTTCATCCGTTACTTTTTGTTCTGCGTCTGTTGATAAAACTAAATCGATAAGGAATGTTATGCAGGCTTTTAATGGGAAAAAATGGGAGAAGTTTAACAGTGAAAAGGTAGCTGTGCTTGCATATGCTCGAATTCAAGGAAAATCTGCTCTTATCGCTCATTTCCAGAATTCAAGCCTGATGAATGAAGATAAACGTTGTCGTCCTATTCTATTCCATACAGATGGTCCAAATGCTGGTGATCCGGTAAATCAGCTTATTCTTTACCTGTAATTGATATTACAGTTCATATTTCTGGATAATCGATATTAAATATTAGATGCCTATTTTTTTTTCCATACATTAAGATGATAAGAGATTTTTTTATGCATGCTTCCAAAAATGTTTATATGACTTGCTCATTACAACTAAAGCATTATGGTTATAACTAGAGTTGGATTTTGCGAACACTAAAACGCTATCTGGTATTTGTGGTTTTGACCTATTTTTTCGTTGCAGGAGCCTTTCCCCTTGGGTACCAATATTAGAGTAAGGCCCGGAAAATTACGCAATAGTGTCAACGAGGATAACCGTATTCAAGGGAATTCTTCATCATTGGCAAGTGCTGAGGAGTTTGCTAGCGGAATAGATTCTTCACCGAGTTCTTCAAGAGACACTGACTGATTTAGCCTCAAGCACTAACAGTTCAATGCTGCATACCTTGTCAACTCCATCATTGTATATTTACATTTactttgtgtgtgtgtgagagagagaagaTTTGGAGCAGCCGATAGAAAAGAGAGGCTCGCAATTTTGGCCTTATAGAGGAGCcttgaaaaagattttgaaggTTGAGGTACATAACCAGAATGAAGTCAAAGATTctagtattttatttgtttaccTAAATTTTTGCGAGGAACCATTCTACCATCTTACAAGTTTA
Encoded proteins:
- the LOC131661020 gene encoding protein MEI2-like 1 gives rise to the protein MPFEIMNQRGVTASSHLYDDVSYASEKNIGLRKPKSIHDDYAQGKSEIAASPGSILHTSSTLERNAKTGLPMSQTSLSGETSENLHFGGQAGIVDALKDSKESLNYHPRSWSDVHRQPASSSYGLIGNKIVTNAGPRESSLFSSSLSDMFSQKLRLLGNGVLSDQNITAGLLPEEEPYKSLEEIEADTIGDLLPDEDDLFSGVNDELGSSVHARANDDFEDLFSSGGGMELEGDELLVSGKRINGLDGDPAYFGGSNGKSPFGEQSSRTLFVRNVTSNVEDSELKALFEQYGDIRTIYTASKHRGFVMVSYYDLRAAQNAIKALQNRSFNSRKLDIHYSIPKGNASEKDIGHGTLMISGLDPSVLKDELKHIFGFYGEIKEIYEYSEMNHIKYIEFYDVRGAEASLRSLNGICIAGKHIKLEPGHPKIATCMMQPSQKGPDEPDIGHNLNDILFLRQKGVSSGVIASGGSLENGYNQRFHSPSQLPLNAFIDDKIFHSISNTTRGASAVPRFHPHSLPEYFDGLANGSPYNLSNTIKMAANIGTGSTEASDGRHIQGMSSTGNLADFNAGGNGSLPHHHQLYHMWNGSNLRQQSPSNAVVWQKTPSFVNGACAPGLPQMPSFARSPAHVLRASHVDHHVGSAPVVTGSPWERQHSYLGESPDAPGFRLGSLGNAGFPGSWQLHPPDLSSNMFSHVRGNVNDLTSSVGQGSPKQLSHVFPGRLPMTSMSKFDSTNERMRNLYHRRSEANNNHADKKQFELDLGRILRGEDNRTTLMIKNIPNKYTSKMLLTAIDESCRGAYDFLYLPIDFKNKCNVGYAFINMIEPAQIVPFHQAFNGKKWEKFNSEKVAVLAYARIQGKSALIAHFQNSSLMNEDKRCRPILFHTDGPNAGDPEPFPLGTNIRVRPGKLRNSVNEDNRIQGNSSSLASAEEFASGIDSSPSSSRDTD